The Penaeus vannamei isolate JL-2024 chromosome 13, ASM4276789v1, whole genome shotgun sequence genome window below encodes:
- the LOC138863771 gene encoding proteoglycan 4-like gives MRMCSPGPHMSTVTGSHHAPPMFCGFLKTGLKFMGFDSLRFFEVGGDPLATLRKTLMTGRTPKEPQEPRRNLKNPKRNLKNLKGTSRTPKEPQEPQRNLKNPEGTSRTPKEPQEPQRNLKNPKGTSRTSKEPQEPQKEPQEPQRNLKNLEATSRTPKEPQEPQKEPQRNLKNPEGTSRTPKEPQEPRRNLKNLEGTSV, from the exons ATGCGCATGTGTTCCCCGGGGCCCCATATGTCGACTGTGACTGGTTCGCATCACGCGCCTCCTATGTTTTGTGGCTTTTTGAAAACAGGCTTGAAGTTTATGGGCTTtgattctcttcgtttctttgaaGTCGGGGgcg accctctggcgaccctcagaaaaaccctgATGACGGGCAGAACCCCAAAGGAACCTCAAGAACCTCGAAGGAACCTCAAGAACCCCAAAAGGAACCTCAAGAACCTCAAAGGAACCTCAAGAACCCCGAAGGAACCTCAAGAACCTCAAAGGAACCTCAAGAACCCCGAAGGAACCTCAAGAACCCCGAAGGAACCTCAAGAACCCCAAAGGAACCTCAAGAACCCCAAAGGAACCTCAAGAACCTCGAAGGAACCTCAAGAACCCCAAAAGGAACCTCAAGAACCTCAAAGGAACCTCAAGAACCTCGAAGCAACCTCAAGAACCCCGAAGGAACCTCAAGAACCCCAAAAGGAACCTCAAAGGAACCTCAAGAACCCCGAAGGAACCTCAAGAACCCCGAAGGAACCTCAAGAACCCCGAAGGAACCTTAAGAACCTCGAAGGAACCTCAGTGTAG